A single window of Chitinivibrio alkaliphilus ACht1 DNA harbors:
- a CDS encoding undecaprenyl-diphosphate phosphatase, producing the protein MYEAFNMIIIAIIQGITEFIPVSSSGHIVLAQHFTGMSVDAESDFAVNILLHMGTFVAVIYIYRMTIMELFKNLVSKDAQEQRESFLYLWYIVLASIPVGIVGILFADDFEAAFGNPFFVSLMLFITAAILFASRFGSVKDAGIITAKTALLIGLAQVFALFPGISRSGTTITAAILLGITREEAGRFSFMIFLPAIGGAALLKLPNITQTDYSFALLTIAFFTSLVVGIFALKVLLKFVNKGKLYIFSPYCLVVAILSLISLQFL; encoded by the coding sequence ATGTACGAAGCATTCAACATGATTATCATTGCCATTATTCAAGGCATTACTGAGTTTATCCCTGTCTCATCCTCTGGCCACATTGTGCTGGCACAACATTTTACCGGCATGAGTGTCGATGCCGAGTCTGATTTCGCCGTAAATATTCTCCTCCACATGGGAACATTCGTGGCCGTCATCTATATATATCGTATGACCATAATGGAGCTCTTTAAAAACCTTGTTTCAAAGGATGCACAAGAGCAACGGGAATCCTTTCTCTACCTGTGGTACATTGTGCTTGCATCAATTCCAGTGGGCATTGTGGGAATTCTCTTTGCCGACGATTTTGAAGCTGCCTTTGGAAACCCATTTTTTGTCTCATTGATGCTCTTTATTACCGCAGCAATACTCTTTGCCTCTCGCTTCGGCTCGGTGAAAGATGCTGGCATAATCACCGCAAAAACAGCTCTCTTAATTGGGCTTGCTCAGGTATTTGCTCTCTTTCCTGGCATTTCACGAAGCGGAACCACCATAACCGCAGCAATTCTTCTCGGTATTACACGGGAAGAGGCTGGACGCTTTTCCTTTATGATTTTTCTCCCGGCAATTGGGGGTGCAGCACTGTTAAAGCTGCCGAATATTACACAGACAGACTACTCTTTCGCCCTTCTTACCATTGCCTTTTTCACCTCACTTGTTGTGGGTATTTTTGCCTTAAAGGTTTTGTTGAAATTTGTGAACAAGGGAAAACTGTACATTTTCAGCCCCTACTGTTTGGTCGTAGCCATACTCAGTCTCATAAGCTTACAGTTTTTATAG
- the mgtE gene encoding magnesium transporter has product MKENRTYNDGVLARRPDQKIADFIHNRLRKEDYESVAFSVQHMDMVQACSLLRMSSETDVPLIFRLFPKGLAAEVFEHMGAPFQAQLLEAFTNSSEALRLIRKLEADDQLRLFDELPSNITTQLLDMLPKTNQEDVRRLMSYPDDTVGRIMSPAYYSFKQTAPLSEVLHIVRAGDAGRDAVHVYVCNEDGGVCGSVPLTAVLAEKDETRLIGDMVTAEPVVIRVQDDQEKAARLIQRLAVFELPVCDDDGYLVGTLRAYDALDVISEEVTDDMYDKVGLLDLNSRESDRSYGLIHKGFGHVFAVRVPFLIITLIGGMLAGGVIEVFEDILDAVAATALFIPVIMDMGGNVGTQSSTIFTRAMVLGQINMERFIKHWIRETLHGVGLGAILGVLGGGIAIVWQGSPELGLAVGLSLWATITIATSLGFLVPFLLIKMGFDQAAGSDPIITTVKDMTGLAIYFGMVSLLLPGLVS; this is encoded by the coding sequence ATGAAAGAAAATCGTACGTACAACGATGGCGTTCTTGCGCGCCGTCCCGATCAGAAAATTGCAGATTTTATTCACAACCGTTTGAGAAAAGAAGATTATGAATCCGTTGCTTTTTCGGTTCAGCACATGGATATGGTGCAGGCATGCAGCCTTCTCCGCATGAGCAGTGAGACCGATGTTCCTCTTATTTTTCGTCTTTTCCCCAAGGGGCTTGCGGCGGAAGTATTTGAGCATATGGGTGCGCCGTTTCAAGCACAATTACTTGAAGCTTTTACCAACTCCTCAGAGGCATTGCGTCTGATTCGTAAGCTTGAAGCAGACGATCAACTCCGTCTTTTTGATGAGCTTCCCTCAAATATAACCACGCAGCTTTTGGATATGCTTCCTAAAACCAATCAGGAAGATGTACGCCGTCTTATGTCTTATCCCGATGATACCGTTGGGCGTATTATGTCACCGGCGTACTACTCTTTTAAGCAAACAGCCCCCCTGTCTGAGGTTCTGCACATTGTCCGGGCCGGCGATGCCGGACGGGATGCCGTACACGTCTATGTATGTAATGAAGATGGCGGTGTTTGCGGTTCCGTTCCCCTTACAGCAGTTCTTGCTGAAAAAGATGAGACACGCTTGATTGGTGATATGGTTACGGCTGAACCTGTGGTTATTCGTGTACAGGATGACCAGGAAAAGGCTGCACGTCTGATTCAGCGCCTTGCCGTATTCGAACTTCCCGTGTGTGATGACGACGGGTATCTTGTGGGAACCCTTCGTGCCTACGATGCCTTGGATGTCATTAGCGAAGAGGTGACCGATGACATGTATGATAAGGTGGGGCTCCTGGATTTAAATTCCCGTGAAAGTGATCGGAGCTATGGCCTAATTCATAAGGGGTTTGGTCATGTTTTTGCCGTGCGGGTACCCTTTCTTATCATAACCCTTATTGGGGGTATGCTGGCTGGCGGTGTTATAGAGGTCTTTGAAGATATCCTCGATGCTGTTGCTGCAACGGCTCTCTTTATTCCTGTTATTATGGACATGGGAGGAAATGTGGGAACACAGTCATCCACGATTTTCACTCGTGCCATGGTTCTGGGGCAAATTAATATGGAGCGTTTTATAAAACACTGGATCCGCGAAACCCTGCATGGTGTAGGTTTGGGAGCGATCTTAGGTGTTCTTGGCGGTGGTATTGCCATTGTTTGGCAGGGATCGCCAGAGCTTGGTCTGGCCGTGGGATTGTCTCTGTGGGCAACCATTACCATAGCAACAAGCCTTGGTTTTCTTGTGCCCTTTCTATTAATTAAAATGGGCTTTGACCAAGCAGCAGGGTCTGATCCCATTATTACAACGGTGAAGGATATGACCGGATTGGCAATTTATTTCGGTATGGTTTCACTGCTACTTCCGGGGCTTGTAAGCTAA
- a CDS encoding chemotaxis protein CheX yields the protein MDVSYVNPFLKATKETFKTMVGVETEMEKPIVKQDARHHYDVSGVIGLSGEAQGTIAISFEKKASLKVVSKLLGAEIKIVGAELTDGIGEIANIIAGYAKQYLTEFKVDISLPNVVIGKSHELAAPSGVPTIVVPFSCELGSFAVEVALKTR from the coding sequence ATGGATGTATCATACGTAAATCCCTTTCTCAAAGCTACAAAAGAGACCTTTAAAACCATGGTGGGCGTTGAGACTGAAATGGAAAAACCCATTGTGAAGCAAGATGCACGTCACCACTATGATGTTTCGGGGGTGATTGGCCTTTCTGGTGAAGCACAGGGAACTATTGCTATCAGCTTTGAAAAAAAAGCGTCCCTTAAAGTTGTGTCTAAGCTGCTGGGTGCAGAAATTAAAATTGTGGGAGCAGAGCTTACTGATGGTATTGGTGAAATAGCCAATATTATTGCAGGATATGCAAAGCAATATTTGACGGAGTTTAAGGTTGATATCAGTCTGCCCAATGTTGTTATTGGAAAATCGCACGAACTAGCAGCACCTTCGGGAGTACCCACGATTGTTGTACCCTTTTCCTGTGAGCTGGGGTCATTTGCGGTTGAAGTTGCCCTGAAAACCCGTTAG
- a CDS encoding response regulator has protein sequence MKILLVDDSSTMRRIQKTQLKNLGVEDVVEAEDGMDGLKVLAENMPVDTILLDWNMPRMDGLSMLEEVRKDDTYKDVKVIMCTSESEKTKVIKALKAGANQYMVKPFTPDVLKEKLSI, from the coding sequence ATGAAAATCTTACTTGTCGATGACTCATCCACAATGCGGCGAATACAGAAAACACAGTTGAAGAACCTCGGCGTTGAAGATGTGGTAGAAGCGGAAGATGGTATGGATGGGCTTAAGGTGCTCGCAGAAAATATGCCTGTTGACACCATACTTCTTGACTGGAACATGCCAAGGATGGATGGCCTATCCATGCTGGAGGAGGTTCGTAAAGACGATACGTATAAGGATGTCAAGGTAATTATGTGTACTTCAGAATCGGAGAAAACAAAGGTGATTAAGGCCTTAAAGGCCGGAGCGAACCAATATATGGTGAAACCTTTTACTCCAGATGTTCTTAAAGAGAAGCTTAGTATCTAA
- a CDS encoding right-handed parallel beta-helix repeat-containing protein, giving the protein MKTCLYCIFLVSLSVAETVVSGVLRGSNRWTREESPYVLVADVKIPHDARLVIEPGVEILVEKPREIIPDIPPSRRRDSFTVSFIVEGALNARGTTDEPIRFRGRYMDDLYAHWGGVVLQSQRQGEVEISHAHIMNSIRGVHVRQGRPLLRNILFMKNTTGIFTENQAAPRLLQSLFTDNYVAAIRIRGSNPSIYNSILYDNRNIGVWADGVSDFVFEHNLVYKSGDRHFVGAPPGMGHCVTTNSRGDSTDTWGNIFSNPLFAGSVAEQRFLQERETEQAEEDITRSFPDELSFTEEFQEPTFRLSEYSPARSAGKKLAPSLLPQETRQILGSGMVPNILNSNGVLP; this is encoded by the coding sequence ATGAAAACGTGTTTGTACTGTATCTTCCTCGTATCCCTATCTGTTGCAGAAACCGTAGTCTCCGGGGTGCTACGTGGAAGTAATCGATGGACCCGCGAAGAAAGTCCATATGTGTTGGTTGCTGATGTTAAAATACCTCATGATGCACGTCTTGTTATAGAACCGGGGGTTGAGATATTGGTGGAAAAACCACGAGAAATTATCCCTGATATTCCTCCCTCCCGTCGTCGAGATTCCTTTACGGTATCTTTTATTGTAGAAGGAGCCTTGAATGCTCGAGGCACAACGGATGAGCCCATTCGGTTTCGTGGACGGTACATGGATGATTTGTATGCCCATTGGGGGGGGGTTGTTTTGCAGTCACAGCGACAGGGTGAAGTTGAAATTTCCCATGCCCATATTATGAATAGTATTCGGGGGGTACATGTGCGCCAGGGCAGACCTCTTCTACGGAATATTCTGTTTATGAAAAACACAACAGGAATCTTTACGGAAAATCAAGCAGCGCCGCGTCTTCTTCAGTCTCTTTTTACGGATAACTACGTTGCAGCCATTCGGATACGCGGTAGTAATCCCTCTATTTACAATTCTATTCTGTATGATAATCGTAATATCGGTGTTTGGGCAGATGGGGTGAGTGATTTTGTCTTTGAGCATAACTTGGTGTATAAAAGCGGAGATCGACATTTTGTAGGGGCGCCACCGGGTATGGGACATTGTGTCACCACCAATTCCCGGGGAGATTCCACTGATACATGGGGCAATATTTTTTCGAATCCTCTTTTTGCCGGCTCTGTGGCGGAACAGCGGTTTTTGCAAGAACGTGAAACAGAACAAGCAGAAGAAGATATTACCCGCTCTTTCCCAGATGAACTTTCTTTTACCGAAGAGTTTCAAGAGCCTACCTTTCGATTGTCTGAGTACTCACCGGCACGTTCTGCCGGAAAAAAACTCGCCCCTTCCTTACTCCCGCAGGAGACCCGGCAGATCTTGGGCTCTGGGATGGTCCCGAATATTTTGAATAGTAATGGAGTGTTGCCATGA
- a CDS encoding DsbA family protein, whose protein sequence is MKMLCLVMLCLGNVLGDVWYPDSLSSRQQNVYDSVIATVAHPQNDGMLKSFLETDELARRLANYAAWQSHMNYPTEFVTRRVSDRISLFIPSDTVEKHSFSLPEYILGDPQEGVQVVVFVSSNCPHCKRYAIPLYEEIRQATGDAISYAALPINLIIADRGLIAAARMGFFWELFTAYGDIRGRIEDEELFDAVEDLGYSLSDFVHILDAEEQKISAEIERNRTQAESAGLEFVPTFFINGREYTGAMDSRWILDYIDFISER, encoded by the coding sequence ATGAAAATGCTATGCCTTGTTATGCTATGTCTTGGAAACGTATTGGGGGATGTTTGGTATCCCGATTCACTCTCATCGCGTCAGCAGAATGTCTACGATTCCGTTATTGCCACCGTAGCCCATCCCCAGAATGATGGTATGTTGAAGAGTTTTCTTGAAACCGATGAGCTTGCCCGTCGTCTTGCAAATTATGCTGCATGGCAGAGTCATATGAATTATCCCACGGAGTTTGTTACGCGTCGGGTCTCAGATCGCATTTCTCTGTTCATTCCTTCTGATACGGTGGAAAAACACTCCTTTTCTCTACCTGAGTATATCTTGGGAGACCCCCAAGAGGGGGTGCAGGTGGTGGTTTTTGTCTCTTCAAATTGTCCTCATTGTAAGCGCTATGCCATCCCTCTCTATGAAGAAATACGCCAGGCTACGGGAGATGCTATCTCCTATGCGGCTCTTCCAATCAATCTTATTATTGCCGACCGTGGTCTTATTGCAGCAGCACGCATGGGGTTTTTCTGGGAGCTTTTTACGGCCTACGGGGATATTCGTGGTCGTATAGAAGACGAAGAGCTTTTTGATGCTGTGGAAGATTTGGGCTACTCCTTGAGCGATTTTGTACATATCCTTGATGCTGAAGAACAGAAGATTTCTGCAGAAATAGAAAGGAATAGAACCCAAGCTGAATCGGCAGGTCTTGAGTTTGTCCCAACCTTTTTTATTAACGGGAGGGAGTATACTGGTGCCATGGACAGTAGGTGGATTCTCGATTATATTGATTTTATCAGTGAAAGGTGA
- a CDS encoding Hsp20/alpha crystallin family protein codes for MRALTHYRNPVASLMDEVFGNRNFLDENLLNPQVDISEDKDNYYIHMDLPGVDKKDVRVTSESGTLRVSGERKNTVREERDGYHYSERAFGRFSRDFRLPEDVNPGNISANMKDGVLTIALKKEESKKPREIDVKIS; via the coding sequence ATGAGAGCCTTAACACATTACAGAAACCCCGTAGCTTCTTTGATGGATGAAGTCTTTGGAAATCGTAATTTTCTCGATGAGAATTTGCTGAATCCACAAGTGGATATCAGCGAGGATAAGGATAATTACTATATCCACATGGATCTTCCCGGCGTCGATAAGAAGGATGTTCGGGTGACCAGTGAAAGCGGAACTCTTCGGGTATCAGGTGAGCGTAAAAATACGGTGCGCGAAGAGCGTGACGGATATCACTACTCAGAACGTGCCTTTGGCCGCTTCAGCCGTGATTTCCGTTTGCCCGAAGATGTGAACCCCGGTAATATTAGTGCAAATATGAAAGACGGGGTGCTCACCATAGCTCTTAAAAAGGAAGAGTCCAAGAAGCCTCGGGAGATAGATGTTAAAATCTCCTAA
- a CDS encoding CheR family methyltransferase — MNLSTAQFSLIRDILHEKSGILISPDKQYLPEQRLPHLLRERNYQSLTSFLDDLKKCTDLQDDFINHMTTNETSFFRDRPIFNLLKTHLIPQLCAQKEHVRIWSAATATGQEAYSLAMTISELTAGHKNISIWGSDISSRAIEVARTGVYSAFEVRRGTTQEERTHYFTAHGNTYSVKAPYKSMVQFSVENILTDSLPHGTIDLLLCRNVAIYFDRPSQEVLYQRLHNALSESGILIIGGTESIRSGEKYFQRNKWGSLLYYTKKGGDTPSR; from the coding sequence ATGAACCTCAGTACCGCTCAATTTTCTCTGATACGAGATATTCTCCACGAGAAAAGTGGCATACTTATTTCTCCGGACAAACAGTATCTACCAGAACAACGCCTTCCCCACCTGCTCCGTGAGAGGAACTATCAAAGCCTTACCAGTTTTTTAGATGATCTTAAAAAGTGCACTGACCTCCAAGACGACTTTATCAACCATATGACAACAAACGAAACCTCGTTTTTTCGAGACCGACCAATCTTCAATCTCCTCAAAACGCATCTTATTCCACAATTATGCGCACAAAAAGAACATGTACGAATATGGTCTGCAGCAACAGCAACAGGTCAGGAAGCCTATAGCTTAGCCATGACTATTTCTGAACTCACAGCAGGGCACAAAAATATATCAATATGGGGAAGCGATATCTCTTCACGGGCTATTGAAGTAGCCCGTACAGGCGTGTACAGTGCCTTTGAGGTTCGACGGGGTACAACCCAAGAAGAACGGACACATTATTTTACCGCCCACGGAAATACCTATTCCGTGAAAGCCCCCTATAAGTCAATGGTTCAGTTTTCGGTAGAAAATATTCTTACGGATTCTCTTCCGCACGGAACAATAGATCTTTTGCTCTGCCGTAACGTGGCAATTTACTTTGACCGTCCCTCACAAGAAGTGTTGTACCAACGACTCCATAATGCTCTTTCTGAATCAGGAATACTTATTATCGGAGGAACAGAATCTATCCGCTCGGGTGAAAAGTACTTTCAGAGAAACAAATGGGGTTCACTGCTTTACTACACAAAAAAAGGAGGGGACACCCCCTCCCGATAG
- a CDS encoding protein-glutamate methylesterase/protein-glutamine glutaminase produces MKRVLIVDDSLVYRTILSQIITSLEGVRLAGQARDGKDALEKIELLSPDLITLDVEMPVLDGIKTLKIIKERWPHIPVIMLSSTTRYGKEATIRALDDGAFSFIAKPDTTDDTNQQHLTDQLQQTFAEILLPTEKRGPDHSDLYTRKTPVQPTYGRPEILAVGCSTGGPKALGAILPNLPKDLPVPMVITQHMPAGFTTALATSLDTKCALTVKEGEDGEPLRPGYVYIAPGGRHMKVGNGRIRITNDPPEHHCRPSVDYLFRSIAQEYGDRVMAIILTGMGRDGTAGLEQIQKKGRAKAIGQDKATSTVFGMPREAYKAGHIDQLLPLDRIAAEILRTFSR; encoded by the coding sequence ATGAAACGGGTACTTATAGTTGATGACTCTCTGGTATATCGAACAATCCTTTCACAAATTATCACCTCTCTTGAGGGAGTTCGTTTGGCAGGGCAAGCACGAGACGGCAAGGACGCTCTTGAAAAAATAGAGCTTCTCTCTCCCGACCTTATTACCCTTGATGTGGAAATGCCCGTACTTGATGGTATCAAGACCTTAAAAATAATAAAAGAACGTTGGCCGCACATCCCGGTAATCATGCTCAGTTCCACCACTCGCTACGGAAAAGAGGCTACCATTCGAGCCTTGGATGATGGTGCCTTCTCTTTTATCGCCAAACCGGACACCACCGATGATACAAACCAGCAGCATCTCACAGATCAACTACAACAGACCTTTGCTGAGATACTCCTCCCCACAGAGAAAAGAGGACCTGACCATTCGGACCTTTACACGAGAAAGACACCTGTACAACCAACCTATGGACGTCCGGAAATTCTTGCCGTGGGCTGTTCAACCGGTGGACCAAAAGCGCTTGGTGCGATTTTACCAAACCTCCCCAAAGACCTGCCCGTCCCCATGGTGATTACCCAACACATGCCCGCAGGTTTCACCACCGCCTTGGCGACATCCCTTGATACTAAATGCGCTCTCACAGTGAAAGAAGGAGAAGATGGAGAACCCCTTCGCCCAGGGTATGTCTATATTGCCCCCGGAGGACGTCATATGAAGGTTGGCAATGGGCGAATACGTATAACCAACGATCCGCCGGAACATCATTGTCGCCCCTCTGTTGACTACCTTTTTCGGAGTATTGCTCAGGAATATGGAGACCGTGTCATGGCAATTATCCTCACCGGAATGGGGCGTGACGGTACAGCAGGATTGGAACAGATTCAGAAAAAAGGTCGAGCAAAGGCTATCGGACAGGACAAAGCAACAAGTACCGTTTTTGGCATGCCCCGTGAAGCATATAAGGCCGGGCACATAGACCAGCTTCTACCACTTGATCGCATCGCCGCGGAAATACTACGGACATTCTCCAGATGA
- a CDS encoding chemotaxis protein CheW has product MSDSTTKQLQVLLFSAGSESVALELQDIHEIQRVTTFTPVYGVPEPIRGILNVRGTLITLFDLPLFFTGNLTPIETTRPAFCVIAQGDTEPLALISTGIEDCKTISHECVHTLPQNSSPVLHACAEQAIHHEERLFALLQLQRLFTKRPTEEQ; this is encoded by the coding sequence ATGAGTGATTCTACCACGAAACAGCTTCAGGTTCTTCTTTTTTCTGCGGGAAGTGAGTCGGTTGCCCTCGAATTACAAGATATCCACGAGATACAAAGGGTTACAACCTTTACTCCTGTTTACGGAGTACCCGAACCTATTCGTGGGATTCTTAATGTCCGGGGAACACTCATAACACTCTTTGATCTCCCCCTTTTCTTTACGGGAAATCTCACCCCCATTGAAACAACAAGGCCAGCATTCTGCGTAATTGCTCAAGGAGATACGGAACCTCTTGCCCTGATAAGTACAGGTATTGAAGACTGCAAAACCATTTCTCATGAATGTGTACATACCCTGCCGCAAAACAGCTCGCCTGTTCTCCACGCCTGTGCAGAACAGGCCATACACCACGAAGAACGGCTTTTCGCCCTTTTACAACTGCAGCGTCTTTTTACAAAACGCCCTACGGAGGAGCAATGA